In Candidatus Melainabacteria bacterium, the genomic stretch AGCTGCTCTCGCTCACGGGCGAGATCGGCGGCGGCGCTTCTTCCATCTTCGGCTCGCTCAACAACGCCGACCTGAAGCTGCCCACCATCAAGGACGAGAACGGCGAGGAGGTGCAGCTCACCAAGGGCAACTTCTCCACCTTCCTCGACAGCAAGGACCGCGCCGTGCGCAAGGCCGCCTACGAGGGCATGTTCGGCGCCTTCCGCGACCTCCGTCACACGCTCGCGTCGATCTACTCGGCGCACGTGAACATGGACATCTTCCGCACCCGCTCCCGCAACTACCCGAGCTGCATCGAGCGGGCGCTGTCGGGCATCAACGTGCCGACCTCGGTCTACGACACGCTGATCTCGACGGTGCACGACAACCTGCCGCTCTTCAACCGCTACCTGGAGCTGCGCAAGCGCATCCTGGGCGTGGACACGCTGGAGTGGTACGACCTCTACGTGCCGCTCGTCGACGGCGTGGACGACAACATCACCTTCGAAGACGCGCAGGAGACGGTGCTCGCCGCCCTCGCGCCGCTGGGTGAGGCGTACGTCGCCAAGCTGCGGGAAGGCTTCGCGTCCCGCTGGGTGGACGTCGTCGAGAACAAGGGCAAGCGCGCCGGCGCCTACAGCTCGGGCACCTACGGCACCAACCCGTTCATCCTGATGAACTGGCAGGGCAAGATCGACAGCATGTTCACGCTCGCTCACGAGGCGGGTCACAGCATGCACTCGTTCTACTCGCGCAGCACCCAGCCCTACACGTACAGCGGCTACACGCTGTTCGTCGCCGAGGTGGCCTCCACCACCAACGAGGCGCTCCTGGCCGACTACCTGCTCAAGCGCACCACCGACCCGCGCATGCGCCTGTACATCATCAACCAGCAGCTCGAGGCGATTCGCGGCACCCTCGTGCGGCAGACCATGTTCGCCGAGTTCGAGCGTGACGCTCACGCCCTCGCCGAGTCCGGCACGCCGCTCACCCCGGATGTGCTGGGCGGCATCCACAAGAAGCTGAACGAGAAGTACTACGGTGCGGTCATGCACGTCGACGACCTGCTCGAGGTCGAGTGGTCGCGCATCCCGCACTTCTACCGCAGCTTCTACGTCTACCAGTACGCGACGGGCATCTCGGCTGCCACCGCCCTGTCGCGCGGCATCCTGCACGAGGGCGCGCCGGCCGTGGAGCGTTACCTGACGTTCCTCAAGAGCGGCTCGTCCGACTACAGCATCAACCTCCTGCAGAAGGCGGGTGTGGACCTCTCCACGCCGGCTCCGATCCAGGCGGCGTTCGATTCCTTCGCCGAATACCTCGCCCTCTTCGAGGCGGAATTCGCGCGTCTGTAAGCAACCCAACCCTCGGGATGCGAGCGTGCTTCGTGGCACGTTTCGCATCCCGAGTTTCTCAACAGCACCATACGTGGTGCGGGAGGATTCTGATATGACGGAAACAACCAACACCCCTCCGGCTCGTGCCGACCTTCCGGTCGAGCTGACCTGGGATCTGACGACTATCTTCGCGACCACGGCTGACTGGGAAGCCGCGTTCGCCCTTGCTTCCACCTACCCGGAGAAGCTCGCTTCCTACAAGGGGCGTGTGCGCCGCTCGGCTCGTCTCCTGGCCGAATACCTCGGTCTGAACGACGAAGCGTTCAAGCTGCTGCACAAGCTCTACGTCTACGCCAGCATGAGCAGCGACCAGGACACCACCGTGAGCGCTCCCAAGGCGCTCAAGGAGCGGGTTCTGAAGCTGTGGAGCGATACCTCGGCGGCCACTTCGTTCTACCTGCCCGAGGTGCTCTCCATCAAGCCGGAGCGTCTGGCCAGGTTCATCGCCAGCTCGAAGGCTCTGCAGGCTCGCCAGCACGAGTTCGACGAGATCAACCGCGGGCGTGCCCATGTGCGGTCGCATGAGGTGCAGGAACTGCTGGCCACTTCGCAGATCATCGGCCAGGGCCCTGACACCATCTACAGTGCGCTCGCCTACGCCGACCTGGTTCTGCCCATGATCAAGGGCGACGATGGGCAGGAAGTGCGGCTCACCGAAGACAACTACGGACTCTTCCTGGACAGCAAGAACCGCGATGTGCGGCGCGCTGCCTTCGAGGCCATGTTCGGCACGTACCGCGGGCTGCGCAACACCGTGGCTGCGATGTACGCCGCTCAGGTGAACGTCGACATCTTCAGGGCACGCTCGGCTAAGCATGCAGGCTCGCTGGCGCAGGCGCTGCACGGCACCAACGTGCCGATGAGCGTCTACGACTCGCTGGTCGACACGGTGCACGCCAACCTGCCCCTGTTGCATCGCTACCTGGATGTGCGCAAGCGCATTCTCGGTGTCGACGAGCTGCACATGTACGACCTCTACGTGCCGCTGCTCGGCGAGGTCGACGACAAGATCGCCTACGCCGATGCGCAGGAGACGGTGCTGGCCGCTCTCGCGCCCCTCGGCGAAGAGTACGTCAATGCGTTGCGGGAAGGCTTCGCGGCGCGTTGGGTCGACGTCATGCCGAACAAGGGCAAGGCCGGCGGGGCTTACAGTGGTGGCGCCTACACCACTAACCCGTTCATCTTGCTCAACTGGCAGGGCAACATCGACTCGATGTTCACGCTGGCGCACGAGGCGGGGCACTCGATGCACTCGCTCTACACGCGGCGCACTCAGCCATTCCACTACGGCGATTACACGATGTTCGTCGCCGAAGTCGCTTCCACGACCAACGAGGCTTTGCTGGCGCACTACCTGCTCAGCAAGACCACCGACCCGCAGATGCGGCTATACATCATCAACTCGCAGCTCGAGGGAATTCGTACCACCCTCATCCGCCAGACGCTGTTTGCCGAATTCGAACGCGAAGCGCATGCTCGCGCCGAAGCCGGTGAGCCGCTGACGCCGGATCTGCTCTGCGAGATTCACAAGGCGTTGAACGAGAAGTACTACGGGGCCGCGGTCAAGGTCGACGACCTGATCGAGATCGAGTGGGCGCGGATTCCGCACTTCTACAACTCCTTCTACGTCTATCAGTACGCCACCGGCATCTCCTCCGCCACTGCTCTGGCTCGCCAGATTCTGACGGAGGGGAAACCGGCGGTTGAGCGTTACCTGAACTTCCTCAAGGGCGGCTCTTCGGACTACAGCATCAACCTGCTCAAGGGAGCTGGTGTGGACCTCTCCACGCCGGCGCCCATCCAGGCGGCGTTCGATGCCTTCGCCGAATACCTGACGCTCTTCGAGAAGGAGTATGCACAGCTGGCGTAGGCTTTCGGCGGCGTCGCAAGACAGTCGCTGAATGTTCCTACGTTGAGGAGGGCCGCCCTCTGGCCCTCCTTTCTGGCTGCGCAGTTGCGGCTTGCACAGGGGTCTCACGTGTAAGTCGCGCGACCAGTGAAAACTGGTGCTTTGAGTCGAATTAACGGGATGCCTCTCCCCGTAAGAAGGAGAGGGCGTTTCGACAAAAAGAGGGCCCAAAACTATGAACGCAATCGTCAAATGCACCAACTGTGAGCGGAGCTACGCTCCTCTCGCGCACAACTCCTCCTGCCCGCACTGCGGGCTGGGTGGGGTGAGCTCTTCGCAGCTGCCCAAGGTGCGCGTCACCTGCCGGCACTGCAGCAAGACGACCTTCCGGGTTTCGGCCAACTGGCCGTGCCCGGCTTGCAACATGACCGAAAACGCCAGCTACGGCATCGCCGGGCAGAAAGTGCGTTGCTGCCACTGCGAGCAGGAGTTCGCTCCTCTCTCGGCGGACGCGACTTGCCCCCGCTGCGGTAAGTAAGGGCGTGGTCGGCATGCCGACCCGTTTTTTAGTGACTTTGTTGACCCGGGCGAGGCAATGGCGCGCAAGCGTCTTCCTTGCCCGGGCAACGTATTTTTGAGCTTTCCTGTGTTAGGAGCAGGATAGGATATGACGATGAATCGCAAAGACGAAGCGCCTCTTGCGCCAGTGGCGACGAGGCGTACAACCAGTTTGAATATCCATGGCGTAACTCTGACCGATGACTACGGTTGGCTGCGCATGCGAGATCTCGAGCAACCCGATGCGGAAGTGCTCGCGCATCTCAAGGCTGAGAATGCCTACGCTCAGGCGATGATGGCTCACACCGGCGGTCTGCAGAGCAATCTGCTGGCCGAGTTCGAGTCTCGTCCCGATGAATTCCTCAACAGCGCTCCTGTGCAAGAGGGGCGCTACGACTACTGGGAGCGCATCGCCGAAGGCGCCCAGTACAAGACCCTTTTCCGTCGCCGTCGCGTCGCAGGCGCTGCCGATGAGGTGGTGCTCGACCTCAACGAGTTGGCGAAGGGATACAAGTTCCTGGAGTTGGCTGCGGTCAGCTACAGCGACAGCGGCAACTTCGTGGCCTACACCGTCGACACCAACGGTTACGGACAGAACACGCTTTTCGTCAAGAATCTGCTCACCGGCAAAACCGGGCCGGCACTGGCAGAGCGCGTCACCGGGTTGGTCTGGGCGTCCGACAATCGCACGCTCTTCTACACCACCGAAGACGAGACAACGAAGCGCTCCAACAAGCTGTTTCGCCTGCGGCGCAACGGCAAACGACCTGTCTTCCTGCTTGAAGAGACCGACGAGCTGTTCAATCTGAACGTCAGTCGCTCGCGGGATGGCAAGGTCATCTTCGCTGAATCAACCAGCTACGAAGCGACGGAGTATCGCTACCTGGACGCGGCTTCTCCGACGGGCGTGTTCAAGCTTGTGGCGAAGCGGCAGCAGGGGCATCGCTACTACGTCGAGCACTACGGCAGGCGCTTCTACATTCGCACCAATGATGGTGCCAAGAATTTCCGTCTCATCTCCACTCCGGTTTCGCGGCCGGGGCGGATCAACTGGCGGGAAGAGATCGCTCATCGTTCCGACGTGCTGCTCGAAGAGGTCGTATTCTTCAGCCGGCACATGGTCGTGTTCGAGCGTGAAAACGGTCTGCCGAAGGTGAACGTCGTGGAGCCGGGTACGGGCAATGCTCGCTATCTCGAATTCCCCGAGTCCATCTACAGCGTAGGCAGTCTGGATGACCCGGAGCTGTTCCACAATCTCAATCGCGAGTTCGACAGCAAGGTTCTCCGGCTTCGCTACGACTCGTTCTCAACGCCGCCCACCGTGTTCGACTATGACATGGAGAGCGGTGGACGGCAGGTGGTCGAGGCGCTTTCGGTGCCTGGATACGATGGCTCGCAGTATCACAGCGAGATCGTCTACGCCACCGCTCGCGATGGCGTCAAGGTGCCCATCCTGCTTGCCTGGAAGGGTGAGCTCGTCAAGGACGGCAGCCGCCCTCTCTATCTCTATGGCTACGGCGCCTACGGGATGTGTGCGCTCTGGGCGGGGCAGTTCCGCATGTCGCGGCTGAGCCTGCTCGACCGCGGCGTGGTCTTCGCTTGTGCTTACATTCGTGGCGGCGGCGAGCTGGGCGAACCCTGGCACGAAGCCGGCAAGATGCTGAACAAGATGAACACCTTCACCGACTTCATCGATT encodes the following:
- the pepF gene encoding oligoendopeptidase F, which produces MTTANKSLPLRSEVPEHLTWDLSTVYANETDWEADFARAQGYLEKLAAFKGRIRRSGKTLLAYFRLSEECSQLVGKLGLYAHLRADEDTTNSKYQAMQTRVGKLGTKISGATSWSTPELLSIKPERLEQFIARTPGLELYRFDFEELARERAHVLAPELEKLLSLTGEIGGGASSIFGSLNNADLKLPTIKDENGEEVQLTKGNFSTFLDSKDRAVRKAAYEGMFGAFRDLRHTLASIYSAHVNMDIFRTRSRNYPSCIERALSGINVPTSVYDTLISTVHDNLPLFNRYLELRKRILGVDTLEWYDLYVPLVDGVDDNITFEDAQETVLAALAPLGEAYVAKLREGFASRWVDVVENKGKRAGAYSSGTYGTNPFILMNWQGKIDSMFTLAHEAGHSMHSFYSRSTQPYTYSGYTLFVAEVASTTNEALLADYLLKRTTDPRMRLYIINQQLEAIRGTLVRQTMFAEFERDAHALAESGTPLTPDVLGGIHKKLNEKYYGAVMHVDDLLEVEWSRIPHFYRSFYVYQYATGISAATALSRGILHEGAPAVERYLTFLKSGSSDYSINLLQKAGVDLSTPAPIQAAFDSFAEYLALFEAEFARL
- the pepF gene encoding oligoendopeptidase F is translated as MTETTNTPPARADLPVELTWDLTTIFATTADWEAAFALASTYPEKLASYKGRVRRSARLLAEYLGLNDEAFKLLHKLYVYASMSSDQDTTVSAPKALKERVLKLWSDTSAATSFYLPEVLSIKPERLARFIASSKALQARQHEFDEINRGRAHVRSHEVQELLATSQIIGQGPDTIYSALAYADLVLPMIKGDDGQEVRLTEDNYGLFLDSKNRDVRRAAFEAMFGTYRGLRNTVAAMYAAQVNVDIFRARSAKHAGSLAQALHGTNVPMSVYDSLVDTVHANLPLLHRYLDVRKRILGVDELHMYDLYVPLLGEVDDKIAYADAQETVLAALAPLGEEYVNALREGFAARWVDVMPNKGKAGGAYSGGAYTTNPFILLNWQGNIDSMFTLAHEAGHSMHSLYTRRTQPFHYGDYTMFVAEVASTTNEALLAHYLLSKTTDPQMRLYIINSQLEGIRTTLIRQTLFAEFEREAHARAEAGEPLTPDLLCEIHKALNEKYYGAAVKVDDLIEIEWARIPHFYNSFYVYQYATGISSATALARQILTEGKPAVERYLNFLKGGSSDYSINLLKGAGVDLSTPAPIQAAFDAFAEYLTLFEKEYAQLA
- a CDS encoding S9 family peptidase → MTMNRKDEAPLAPVATRRTTSLNIHGVTLTDDYGWLRMRDLEQPDAEVLAHLKAENAYAQAMMAHTGGLQSNLLAEFESRPDEFLNSAPVQEGRYDYWERIAEGAQYKTLFRRRRVAGAADEVVLDLNELAKGYKFLELAAVSYSDSGNFVAYTVDTNGYGQNTLFVKNLLTGKTGPALAERVTGLVWASDNRTLFYTTEDETTKRSNKLFRLRRNGKRPVFLLEETDELFNLNVSRSRDGKVIFAESTSYEATEYRYLDAASPTGVFKLVAKRQQGHRYYVEHYGRRFYIRTNDGAKNFRLISTPVSRPGRINWREEIAHRSDVLLEEVVFFSRHMVVFERENGLPKVNVVEPGTGNARYLEFPESIYSVGSLDDPELFHNLNREFDSKVLRLRYDSFSTPPTVFDYDMESGGRQVVEALSVPGYDGSQYHSEIVYATARDGVKVPILLAWKGELVKDGSRPLYLYGYGAYGMCALWAGQFRMSRLSLLDRGVVFACAYIRGGGELGEPWHEAGKMLNKMNTFTDFIDCADHLIAEKYGTRERFVIEGRSAGGLLMGVVVNLRPDLCKAAVMGVPFVDVINTMLDDSLPLTAGEFLEWGNPKDPEFFRYMLSYSPYDNVRAQDYPTLLIHSALRDNAVPYWEPAKIAAKLRAMKTDSNPLIFKILLEGGGHAGLSARTDKLKEEAFRFAFILDQLGIKS